In Candidatus Methylomirabilis tolerans, a single window of DNA contains:
- a CDS encoding elongation factor Tu has translation MVMPGDNVSLAVELIQPIAMEKELRFAIREGGRTVGAGVVSEVVE, from the coding sequence ATGGTCATGCCGGGGGATAACGTGAGCCTCGCGGTCGAACTGATTCAACCGATTGCCATGGAGAAGGAGCTGCGTTTCGCGATCCGCGAGGGGGGCCGCACCGTGGGGGCCGGCGTGGTGAGCGAGGTGGTGGAGTAG